In a genomic window of Micromonospora cremea:
- a CDS encoding nucleotidyltransferase family protein has translation MTGAAGVPATDGQSGERRAEVCAVVLAAGEGTRLRPLTERVPKALCPVGNVPLLDRALARLAGLGLTGPGRVAVNACYLADQVVTHVGDRAHLSVEPGDPLGTAGGVANLRDWIDGRPVLVGNADAYLADAAAPPGPDVAALLDGWDGHRVRLLGQPAADPAAPGTFAGHCFTGFSLLPWRLVRDLPVIFSDLVHAVWRPAEAAGALEVIAYPGTFYDTGTPADYLAANLHAAAGGALIDPSATVAGRCVESVVGAGARVYGDVWRTVVWPGATVRDGERLHDAIRAGDGRTVPAIARG, from the coding sequence GTGACCGGGGCGGCCGGCGTGCCGGCGACCGACGGACAGTCGGGCGAGCGACGCGCGGAGGTCTGCGCGGTGGTGCTCGCCGCGGGCGAGGGCACCCGGCTGCGCCCGCTCACCGAACGGGTGCCCAAAGCGCTCTGCCCGGTGGGCAACGTGCCACTGCTGGACCGGGCGCTGGCCCGGCTGGCGGGGCTCGGCCTGACCGGTCCCGGACGGGTCGCGGTGAACGCCTGCTACCTCGCCGACCAGGTGGTCACGCACGTCGGTGACCGCGCCCACCTGTCGGTGGAGCCCGGCGACCCGCTCGGCACCGCCGGCGGGGTGGCCAATCTGCGGGACTGGATCGACGGGCGGCCGGTGCTGGTCGGCAACGCCGACGCGTACCTAGCCGACGCGGCGGCTCCGCCGGGCCCGGACGTGGCCGCACTGCTGGACGGCTGGGACGGGCACCGGGTACGCCTGCTCGGTCAGCCCGCCGCGGACCCGGCGGCGCCGGGCACCTTCGCCGGGCACTGCTTCACCGGCTTCTCGCTGCTGCCCTGGCGGCTGGTCCGCGACCTGCCGGTGATCTTCTCCGACCTGGTGCACGCGGTGTGGCGGCCGGCCGAGGCGGCCGGCGCGCTGGAGGTGATCGCCTACCCGGGCACCTTCTACGACACCGGCACCCCGGCCGACTACCTGGCGGCCAACCTGCACGCCGCCGCCGGCGGCGCCCTGATCGACCCGTCCGCCACGGTGGCCGGTCGCTGCGTGGAGTCGGTGGTCGGCGCCGGTGCGCGGGTGTACGGCGACGTGTGGCGCACGGTGGTCTGGCCGGGCGCGACGGTGCGCGACGGGGAGCGGCTGCACGACGCCATCCGCGCCGGGGACGGCCGCACCGTGCCGGCCATCGCGCGTGGCTGA
- a CDS encoding Lrp/AsnC family transcriptional regulator gives MITAIVLIDCATDAIPEVAENLANLPGVSEVYSVAGHVDLIAIVRVREFDQIAQVIAGSISKVPGVLNTESHIAFRAYSQHDLEEAFAIGLASAD, from the coding sequence GTGATCACCGCGATCGTGCTGATCGACTGCGCCACCGATGCGATCCCCGAGGTGGCGGAGAATCTGGCCAACCTCCCCGGCGTCAGCGAGGTCTACTCGGTGGCCGGGCACGTCGACCTCATCGCCATCGTCCGGGTCCGCGAGTTCGACCAGATCGCCCAGGTCATCGCGGGCAGCATCTCCAAGGTGCCGGGTGTGCTGAACACCGAGTCGCACATCGCGTTCCGGGCGTACTCCCAGCACGACCTGGAGGAGGCGTTCGCGATCGGTCTGGCCAGCGCGGACTGA
- a CDS encoding DUF4142 domain-containing protein, with protein MLGIKRLGLLAALVLVGVAPAAAAQAAAQPSTQDTQYLQAVHQVNLFEITAGDLAQQKGQNQGVKDLGAMLKTDHTQLDQTVQQTASQLGVELPNEPSADEQAVIDQLNNASGAEFDRLWVTSELDGHVQAIQATQTEISQGSEQSVVQLAQTALPILQTHYDELVQLANQLGIPVPQTTASGTPSPGGTGTESPAPGGTGTESPAPGGTTESPPPGGGTTETPAPNES; from the coding sequence ATGTTGGGTATCAAACGCCTCGGCCTGTTGGCCGCGCTGGTACTGGTCGGCGTCGCGCCGGCAGCGGCCGCGCAGGCCGCGGCACAGCCGTCAACGCAGGACACCCAGTATCTGCAGGCGGTGCACCAGGTCAACCTGTTCGAGATCACCGCCGGTGACCTGGCCCAGCAGAAGGGCCAGAACCAGGGGGTCAAGGACCTGGGCGCGATGTTGAAGACCGATCACACCCAGCTGGACCAGACGGTGCAGCAGACCGCATCGCAGCTCGGGGTGGAGCTGCCGAACGAGCCCAGCGCCGATGAGCAGGCCGTCATCGACCAGCTGAACAACGCCAGCGGCGCGGAGTTCGACCGGCTGTGGGTGACCAGCGAGCTGGACGGCCACGTCCAGGCCATCCAGGCCACCCAGACGGAGATCTCGCAGGGCTCCGAGCAGTCGGTGGTCCAGTTGGCCCAGACCGCCCTGCCGATCCTGCAGACGCACTACGACGAGCTGGTCCAGCTCGCCAACCAGCTGGGCATCCCGGTCCCGCAGACGACCGCCAGCGGTACGCCCAGCCCGGGTGGCACTGGCACTGAGTCGCCAGCTCCGGGCGGCACTGGCACCGAGTCCCCGGCTCCGGGCGGCACCACCGAGTCGCCGCCTCCGGGCGGCGGCACCACCGAGACGCCGGCTCCCAACGAGAGCTGA
- a CDS encoding cytochrome b, translated as MKRRKFDLAATPGKAAVGVDDRFQVATPLRRLLNKVFPDHWSFLLGEIALFSFVVLLLTGVFLTFFFEPAMTEVVYDGSYAPLQGTPMSAAYASSLDISFDVRGGLVMRQMHHWSALLFMAAIVVHMLRVFFTGAFRKPRETNWIIGSLLFWVGFLAGFTGYSLPDDGLSGTGLRIASAIMLSIPVIGSWLTSSIFGGEFPGTIIISRFFIAHVLLIPGLLVALISVHLGLVFKQKHTQWPGPGRTNGNVVGERMFPRYALKQGGFFMVVFGVIALMGGLFQINPIWLFGPYEAWVVSAASQPDWYVMFLDGSTRLMPAWEIPIPIGDGYVIPPLFWPTVVLPGILVGLSTMYPFLEARHLKDRKSHNLLQRPRDVPARTAVGAMAVSFYVVLTLSGANDVIADKLQISLNAMTWAGRIGLLVLPPLAYYITYRLCLGLQQHDREVLAHGVETGIIRRLPDGRFVEVHQPLSSADGHADGHGELEYVGWVVPKKMNRLGALGPAVRGFFYPIEKPVEAPVSPGHPPVEPRPEREEIVSGESRR; from the coding sequence GGCCGCGGTGGGAGTGGACGACCGCTTCCAGGTGGCCACCCCGCTGCGCCGGCTGCTGAACAAGGTCTTCCCGGACCACTGGTCCTTCCTGCTGGGCGAGATCGCGCTGTTCTCGTTCGTCGTGCTGCTGTTGACCGGTGTGTTCCTGACCTTCTTCTTCGAGCCGGCGATGACCGAGGTGGTCTACGACGGCAGCTACGCCCCGTTGCAGGGCACGCCGATGTCCGCCGCGTACGCCTCCAGCCTGGACATCTCGTTCGACGTCCGGGGTGGTCTGGTGATGCGGCAGATGCACCACTGGTCGGCGCTGCTGTTCATGGCCGCGATCGTCGTGCACATGCTGCGGGTCTTCTTCACCGGCGCCTTCCGCAAGCCGCGCGAGACCAACTGGATCATCGGCTCGCTGCTGTTCTGGGTCGGCTTCCTGGCCGGCTTCACCGGCTACTCGCTGCCGGACGACGGCCTGTCCGGCACCGGCCTGCGGATCGCCTCGGCGATCATGCTGTCCATCCCGGTGATCGGCTCCTGGCTCACGTCGTCGATCTTCGGCGGTGAGTTCCCCGGCACGATCATCATCAGCCGGTTCTTCATCGCCCACGTGCTGCTCATCCCGGGTCTGCTCGTCGCGCTGATCAGCGTCCACCTGGGCCTGGTCTTCAAGCAGAAGCACACCCAGTGGCCCGGCCCCGGCCGGACCAACGGCAACGTGGTCGGCGAGCGGATGTTCCCGCGGTACGCGCTCAAGCAGGGCGGCTTCTTCATGGTCGTCTTCGGCGTCATCGCGCTGATGGGCGGTCTGTTCCAGATCAACCCGATCTGGCTGTTCGGCCCGTACGAGGCGTGGGTGGTCTCGGCCGCCAGCCAGCCGGACTGGTACGTCATGTTCCTCGACGGCTCGACCCGACTCATGCCGGCCTGGGAGATCCCCATTCCGATCGGCGACGGGTACGTCATTCCACCGCTGTTCTGGCCGACGGTCGTCCTGCCCGGCATCCTGGTGGGCCTGTCGACGATGTACCCGTTCCTGGAGGCCCGGCACCTCAAGGACCGCAAGAGCCACAACCTGCTCCAGCGGCCCCGGGACGTTCCGGCCCGGACCGCGGTCGGCGCCATGGCGGTGTCGTTCTACGTCGTGCTGACGCTCTCCGGCGCCAACGACGTGATCGCCGACAAGCTCCAGATCAGCTTGAACGCGATGACCTGGGCCGGCCGGATCGGCCTGCTGGTGCTCCCGCCGCTGGCGTACTACATCACCTACCGGCTCTGCCTGGGTCTGCAGCAGCACGACCGCGAGGTGCTGGCGCACGGCGTGGAGACCGGCATCATCCGGCGCCTGCCGGACGGCCGGTTCGTCGAGGTGCACCAGCCGCTCAGCTCGGCGGACGGGCACGCGGACGGCCACGGCGAGCTGGAGTACGTCGGCTGGGTGGTGCCGAAGAAGATGAACCGGCTCGGGGCTCTCGGCCCGGCGGTCCGGGGCTTCTTCTACCCGATCGAGAAGCCGGTCGAGGCGCCGGTCTCACCGGGTCACCCGCCGGTCGAGCCCCGGCCCGAGCGCGAGGAGATCGTCAGCGGCGAGAGCCGCCGCTGA